In Nostoc sp. CENA543, a single genomic region encodes these proteins:
- a CDS encoding Uma2 family endonuclease has translation MIATKENFPTLTPEEYFTWEEQQLEKHELINGQVYAMTGGSVNHSRIAVRITTLFSNHLENSPCETGNSDLRINIVGTNNYTYPDVSVTCDVRDKTTTQYITYPCLIVEVLSASTEAYDRGSKFRMYRQNPALIDYLLVSSTSIEIDLYHKNDAGDWLIINYKAGDTIELKSINLNFPIEQVYRGLM, from the coding sequence ATGATCGCAACCAAAGAAAACTTCCCCACCCTAACCCCCGAAGAATATTTCACTTGGGAAGAACAGCAACTAGAAAAACACGAACTGATCAACGGTCAAGTTTATGCCATGACAGGTGGCAGCGTAAATCATAGCCGCATTGCTGTCCGCATCACCACACTATTCTCCAATCATCTAGAAAATAGCCCCTGCGAAACTGGTAATTCCGACCTCCGGATCAATATTGTCGGCACAAATAACTACACCTACCCAGATGTCAGCGTCACCTGCGACGTTCGCGACAAAACCACAACCCAATATATTACCTACCCCTGCTTAATCGTCGAAGTCCTCTCCGCCAGCACCGAAGCCTACGACAGAGGCAGTAAATTCCGAATGTACCGCCAAAACCCAGCCTTAATCGATTACCTACTAGTCAGTTCCACCAGCATCGAAATCGACCTGTATCACAAAAACGACGCAGGCGATTGGTTGATTATCAACTACAAAGCAGGCGACACAATCGAACTCAAAAGTATTAACCTCAATTTCCCCATTGAACAAGTTTATCGCGGTTTAATGTAA